One segment of Leguminivora glycinivorella isolate SPB_JAAS2020 chromosome 12, LegGlyc_1.1, whole genome shotgun sequence DNA contains the following:
- the LOC125232164 gene encoding lipase 3-like encodes MITLIVVLFCGTAVLVDAALGRSPHADEIEQLFQRPVNARISNSILIDAVLDVPLLVRKYRYPLEVHHVRTTDGYILGMHRIPHGRGRNNGADLDRPVVFLMHGLLSSSADWVLMGPGSAFAYVLADQGYDVWMGNARGNYYSRNHTILNPDTVPLFWNFSWDEIGNIDLPTMITYVLRHTGKERLHYIGHSQGTTAFFVMGSLRPEYNEKIISMHALAPVAYMAHSGSHLIKSISELSNPLYTLTRMVGIGEFLPNHKLVTWAGQVLCREKAISQPMCSNILFLLGGWNEDQHNATMVPVKLGHTPAGASVKQFAHYGQSMSEGQFRRFDHGSLLGNILLYGTPQPPRYDLSKVTSPVFLHYSPSDALADVRDVDRLFAELGRPVGKFRIPDDRFGHLDFIWGIDANKIVYERVINLLRAMDVHG; translated from the exons ATGATTACATTGATTGTAGTCTTGTTTTGTGGAACTGCAGTGTTGGTTGATGCGGCTCTTGGGCGATCACCACACGCTGATGAAATTGAACAGCTATTTCAAAGACCTGTCAACGCGAGGATATCCAACAGCATTCTTATTGATGCTGTTTTAGATGTG CCACTATTGGTCAGAAAGTATAGATATCCTCTGGAAGTGCACCACGTGAGAACCACCGATGGCTACATTCTGGGCATGCACCGCATCCCCCATGGCCGAGGCAGGAACAATGGCGCTGACTTAGACAGACCCGTGGTGTTTCTGATGCACGGCCTACTGTCGTCTTCGGCTGATTGGGTTTTGATGGGACCTGGCAGTGCATTTG CTTACGTATTAGCCGACCAAGGTTACGATGTTTGGATGGGCAATGCTCGGGGTAACTACTACTCAAGAAACCACACCATACTTAACCCAGACACTGTTCCACTATTTTGGAATTTCTCTTGGGATGAGATAGGGAACATTGATTTACCTACAATGATTACGTACGTGCTCAGGCACACCGGGAAAGAAAGACTTCACTACATCGGCCATTCCCAGGGCACCACGGCTTTCTTCGTCATGGGTTCTTTGCGACCTGAATATAATGAAAAAATCATATCAATGCATGCTTTGGCTCCAGTCGCGTACATGGCTCATAGCGGAAGCCACTTAATAAAATCTATTAGTGAACTATCGAATCCACTTTAC ACTCTTACACGTATGGTTGGTATCGGCGAATTCTTGCCCAATCATAAATTGGTGACATGGGCAGGACAAGTGCTGTGCAGAGAGAAAGCGATATCTCAACCAATGTGTAGCAATATATTGTTCCTCTTGGGTGGATGGAATGAAGATCAACATAATGCG ACTATGGTGCCAGTAAAATTGGGTCACACCCCAGCGGGAGCTTCCGTGAAACAATTCGCTCACTACGGTCAAAGTATGTCAGAGGGGCAGTTCAGACGCTTTGACCACGGATCACTATTAGGCAACATATTACTTTACGGTACCCCGCAGCCCCCTCGTTACGACCTGTCTAAAGTAACCAGTCCCGTTTTTCTCCACTATTCCCCGTCCGACGCCCTTGCGGACGTTAGGGACGTAGACAGGCTGTTCGCGGAACTGGGAAGGCCAGTGGGGAAATTCAGGATTCCGGATGATCGTTTCGGAcatcttgattttatttggggCATCGATGCGAATAAGATCGTTTATGAGAGAGTTATAAACCTTCTTCGGGCTATGGATGTGCATGGTTAA
- the LOC125231741 gene encoding LOW QUALITY PROTEIN: lipase 3-like (The sequence of the model RefSeq protein was modified relative to this genomic sequence to represent the inferred CDS: deleted 1 base in 1 codon) — MIAGRLDCPYIVHCCNRHVRTGLDFFFDNFRVTMWGKVFVLCVAVVSAAASRLPNADELELLLKSSEFGLRHSDNILEDARLDVPGLIEKYGYPLEIHTVTTSDGYILNMHRIPHGRDRNTDPSVKKPVVFLMHGLLSSSADWVLMGPGTAFGYLLAEAGYDVWMGNARGNTYSRRHIRLRPDAIFNTDFWDFSWDEIGNIDCPAMIDYILALTGNDRLHYIGHSQGTTSFFVMGSLRPDYNDKIISMHALAPSAYFANSQNLLLRAIAQFTNPLDSLARIIGLGEFMPNNVIMAWAGQALCMDEVIFQPICSNILFLLGGWNNEAQHNATMFPVKLAHTPAGASTRQLVHYGQSVKDKTFKRFDHGSLKNRRLYGSYRAPAYNLRRITAPVFIHYSTSDPLAHVNDVQRLFNELGRPVGIFRIPDPNFSHLDFIWGIDAKTHVYDRVINLLQSMDIHG; from the exons ATGATTGCTGGCCGTCTTGACTGCCCGTACATAGTCCACTGTTGTAACAGGCATGTACGGACTGGATTggactttttttttgat AACTTCCGCGTTACCATGTGGGGTAAAGTTTTCGTGTTGTGTGTGGCGGTGGTAAGCGCCGCTGCAAGCCGCTTGCCCAATGCCGATGAGTTAGAGCTGCTTCTTAAATCTAGTGAATTTGGTTTAAGACATTCTGATAATATCCTTGAAGATGCTCGTTTGGATGTG CCCGGACTTATTGAAAAATATGGATATCCCTTGGAAATCCATACAGTCACGACTAGCGATGGCTACATCCTGAATATGCATCGTATTCCGCACGGTCGGGATCGGAACACGGACCCTAGTGTTAAGAAGCCGGTTGTTTTCTTGATGCATGGGCTGCTTTCATCTTCGGCTGATTGGGTATTGATGGGACCTGGCACTGCCTTTG GTTACCTTTTGGCTGAAGCCGGTTACGATGTCTGGATGGGCAACGCCCGTGGAAACACATATTCGCGCCGGCATATTAGGCTTCGCCCCGATGCCATATTCAACACGGATTTCTGGGATTTCTCTTGGGATGAAATTGGAAACATTGACTGCCCTGCCATGATCGACTACATACTAGCACTCACTGGCAACGACAGACTTCACTACATTGGCCACTCCCAAGGAACTACTTCTTTCTTCGTTATGGGTTCTCTTCGGCCAGATTACAACGATAAGATCATATCCATGCACGCCTTAGCACCGTCTGCGTATTTCGCCAACAGCCAAAATCTCTTATTGAGAGCGATTGCTCAATTTACCAATCCACTAGAT AGTCTGGCTCGTATTATCGGTTTGGGTGAATTCATGCCCAATAATGTCATTATGGCATGGGCTGGTCAGGCCCTGTGCATGGATGAAGTGATTTTCCAACCGATTTGCTCCAACATTTTGTTCCTATTGGGTGGGTGGAAT AATGAAGCCCAGCATAATGCG ACAATGTTTCCAGTGAAGCTAGCCCACACTCCTGCGGGAGCTTCTACGAGGCAGTTAGTACATTACGGTCAAAGTGTGAAAGACAAAACGTTCAAGCGTTTTGACCACGGTTCGTTAAAAAATAGGAGACTTTACGGCAGCTACAGAGCACCTGCGTACAATCTTCGAAGAATTACAGCCCCGGTCTTTATTCACTACTCTACCTCGGACCCGTTGGCACATGTTAACGATGTTCAAAGACTGTTTAATGAACTTGGCAGACCCGTAGGCATCTTCCGGATTCCTGATCCCAATTTCAGCCATCTTGACTTTATTTGGGGAATAGATGCCAAAACTCATGTATATGACCGAGttataaatttgctacaatcCATGGATATACACGGTTAA